From a single Pseudalkalibacillus hwajinpoensis genomic region:
- a CDS encoding transcriptional regulator SplA domain-containing protein, with protein sequence MDIYESTSEFSKGYRAGDVVYVMYRNPHTYNVANIQQAAVVNNPDHPGELALFLYETYYPLNSDIAIYHTEADAEQAYATYFGSSN encoded by the coding sequence ATGGACATTTATGAATCAACCTCAGAATTTTCAAAGGGCTACAGGGCCGGGGATGTGGTTTATGTGATGTATCGAAATCCTCATACGTATAACGTAGCTAATATTCAGCAAGCAGCTGTTGTGAACAATCCAGATCATCCCGGTGAGCTTGCCCTATTTCTGTATGAAACGTATTATCCTCTCAATTCAGACATCGCGATCTATCATACAGAAGCAGATGCAGAACAGGCCTATGCCACATACTTCGGCTCAAGCAATTAG